From Acinetobacter sp. ASP199, the proteins below share one genomic window:
- a CDS encoding peroxiredoxin codes for MALRLGDTAPNFEQQSSEGLINFYDFLGDSWGILFSHPADYTPVCTTELGFTAKLKDEFEKRSVKAIALSVDDVDSHHGWIKDINETQNTSVNFPILADQDRKVSTLYDFIHPNASETLTVRSLVIIDPNKKVRLIITYPASTGRNFHEILRVVDSLQLTDHHKVATPANWQQGEDVVIVPSLKDEEEIKQRFPKGYKAVTPYLRLTPQPEQG; via the coding sequence ACCGCACCAAACTTTGAACAACAATCAAGCGAAGGTCTCATTAATTTCTATGACTTTCTAGGGGATAGCTGGGGTATCCTGTTCTCGCATCCAGCAGATTATACGCCGGTATGTACCACTGAACTTGGCTTTACTGCAAAGCTTAAAGATGAATTTGAAAAGCGTAGTGTAAAAGCGATTGCATTATCCGTAGATGATGTGGATTCGCATCATGGCTGGATCAAAGATATTAATGAAACTCAAAATACCAGCGTGAATTTCCCAATTCTTGCAGATCAGGATCGCAAGGTGTCCACCTTATATGATTTCATTCACCCAAATGCGAGTGAAACTTTAACTGTACGCTCTTTGGTTATCATTGACCCAAATAAAAAAGTTCGCCTGATCATTACTTACCCTGCATCGACTGGTCGTAACTTCCACGAAATTCTACGTGTGGTTGATTCACTTCAGTTGACTGATCACCATAAAGTGGCAACGCCTGCCAACTGGCAACAAGGTGAAGACGTAGTGATTGTGCCTTCCCTGAAAGATGAGGAAGAAATCAAACAACGCTTCCCTAAAGGTTATAAGGCAGTGACTCCTTATCTGCGTTTAACGCCCCAGCCTGAGCAAGGATAA
- a CDS encoding dual specificity protein phosphatase family protein codes for MKNYYSFLIVSIFALPGCMTTPAFPEHQRPAHWGQELHTQHNFYQINNEVYRSEQPSHELKPLLKQYDIDVVINLRSRDKDSAILDNENLKLRHVPIHTWAMQREDLLKVMQLIQQARQNNEKVLLHCYHGSDRTGASVAMYRIIFQNWSIEDAVKEMKHGGYGFHSIWRNIDKLFTPENVKWIREQLTDPF; via the coding sequence ATGAAAAATTATTATTCGTTTCTTATCGTTTCTATCTTTGCCTTACCTGGCTGTATGACTACACCCGCCTTTCCAGAGCACCAGCGTCCTGCACATTGGGGACAGGAACTACATACACAGCATAATTTTTATCAGATCAATAATGAAGTCTACCGAAGTGAACAGCCAAGCCATGAACTGAAACCGTTGTTGAAACAGTATGATATTGATGTAGTGATTAATCTGCGTTCACGCGACAAAGATTCAGCAATACTCGACAATGAAAATCTCAAGCTAAGACATGTACCTATTCATACTTGGGCGATGCAACGTGAAGATTTACTGAAAGTGATGCAGTTAATTCAGCAGGCACGGCAAAACAATGAAAAGGTTTTATTACACTGCTATCACGGTTCTGATCGTACTGGTGCCAGCGTAGCCATGTACCGGATTATTTTTCAGAACTGGAGTATTGAAGATGCGGTAAAAGAAATGAAACATGGCGGTTATGGCTTTCACAGTATCTGGCGCAATATTGACAAATTATTCACTCCTGAAAATGTAAAATGGATCCGAGAACAACTCACGGATCCATTTTAA
- a CDS encoding SPOR domain-containing protein: MNNKQRWMGGVVLLGGGVLLAALLLKGKAEIDHHSVNVPEQPAQVESRDIGGPGSLTVDVETEKRLLEQQRRDREKAVAEQEARAAEFLAMQQQAEADAARKAAEEYAALNAHRMGQQSSDNIPPELVEDEQAKQKRLAEDKAAAQKKLEQQNLTQQQNSSDAVKKEAERKAAEEKRKAEERKAAEKKEAERKAAEEKRQAEVKRKAEQQKAEEQRKAAAKKEAEQKAAEEKRKAEEKRKAEEKRKAEEAKKKAEAEKARKLLEGEDDKQWMVQVALAANEANADAIAAKLRAKGYKVTKSPTSKGVRIMVGPSKDRETADALRKKIASDASLNMKSAWVNDWVPLDKR, from the coding sequence ATGAATAACAAACAACGCTGGATGGGAGGCGTTGTTTTATTAGGTGGTGGTGTTTTATTGGCAGCATTACTCCTGAAAGGCAAAGCAGAAATTGATCATCATAGTGTGAATGTGCCGGAACAGCCGGCTCAGGTAGAAAGCCGCGATATCGGTGGCCCGGGTTCACTGACGGTGGATGTTGAAACTGAAAAACGTCTTCTGGAACAGCAGCGCCGTGACCGTGAAAAGGCCGTGGCTGAGCAGGAAGCACGTGCAGCAGAATTCCTGGCGATGCAACAGCAGGCTGAAGCGGATGCAGCACGTAAAGCGGCTGAAGAATATGCTGCACTCAATGCACATCGTATGGGCCAGCAAAGCTCAGACAATATTCCGCCAGAACTGGTAGAAGATGAACAGGCCAAACAGAAGCGTTTAGCCGAGGACAAAGCGGCTGCGCAAAAAAAGCTTGAGCAGCAGAACTTAACCCAGCAGCAAAATTCTTCTGACGCTGTGAAGAAAGAAGCTGAGCGTAAAGCTGCAGAGGAAAAGCGCAAAGCAGAAGAACGTAAAGCGGCTGAGAAGAAAGAAGCTGAACGCAAGGCTGCTGAAGAAAAACGTCAGGCCGAAGTAAAGCGTAAAGCCGAACAGCAGAAAGCAGAAGAACAGCGTAAAGCTGCTGCAAAGAAAGAGGCTGAACAAAAAGCTGCCGAAGAGAAACGTAAGGCAGAGGAAAAACGTAAAGCTGAGGAAAAACGTAAAGCTGAAGAAGCCAAGAAAAAGGCTGAAGCTGAAAAAGCACGTAAATTGCTGGAAGGCGAAGATGACAAGCAATGGATGGTTCAGGTGGCACTGGCTGCCAATGAAGCCAATGCTGATGCGATTGCGGCAAAACTTCGTGCTAAAGGCTATAAGGTGACCAAGAGCCCAACCTCAAAAGGGGTGCGAATTATGGTTGGTCCATCGAAAGACCGTGAAACTGCGGATGCACTACGTAAGAAAATCGCTTCTGATGCCAGTCTGAACATGAAATCAGCCTGGGTTAACGATTGGGTGCCTTTAGATAAACGTTAA
- the folC gene encoding bifunctional tetrahydrofolate synthase/dihydrofolate synthase has protein sequence MNTAAPLATDSLDTWLDYWSHVHVTGIDLGLERVIPVAEKLGVTQPEAKVLTVAGTNGKGSTTTTLAAILNAQGLKVGLYQSPHVYRFNERVKLRGIEVEDQLLIAAFVEVDQARRECGLSLSFFEATTLAAFVIFKNEACDVWVLEVGLGGRLDVVNVVNPDVAVISNIGLDHTDWLGDTIEKIAFEKAGIIRPNIPVVFGGQQDIPQAILDKAAECIAPLYAINRDYFYEAFEDGQSWGFASSGTTLKLPTGSLALDNISTAVAAILVSGLEVSQEAIAQGIQTAKLPGRFEIREIANKTVIFDAGHNPHGVEFLLRQLGHYLKHHSQISEVVCVFSMLGDKDINSVVGLLKDSIRLWKIAPLNVPRAAELSVLTDALAGQAVETYNNVKLAFQSALDETNNNQLILVCGSFHTLEAVWEYLEECQ, from the coding sequence TTGAACACAGCAGCACCTTTAGCAACAGATTCTTTAGATACATGGCTCGATTATTGGAGCCATGTTCACGTTACGGGTATTGATTTAGGTCTGGAGCGCGTCATTCCAGTCGCTGAAAAGCTGGGCGTTACACAGCCTGAAGCCAAAGTGCTGACCGTTGCTGGAACCAATGGTAAAGGTTCGACCACGACCACCTTGGCCGCCATTCTAAATGCGCAAGGTTTGAAAGTTGGCTTATATCAATCCCCGCATGTGTATCGCTTTAATGAACGTGTCAAACTGCGCGGTATTGAAGTTGAAGATCAGTTGCTGATAGCTGCTTTTGTTGAAGTCGATCAGGCTCGCCGCGAATGTGGTTTGAGCCTGTCTTTCTTTGAAGCAACCACACTCGCTGCCTTTGTTATTTTTAAAAATGAAGCGTGTGATGTCTGGGTGCTGGAAGTGGGTTTGGGCGGTCGTCTGGACGTAGTCAATGTCGTCAATCCAGATGTTGCAGTGATTAGCAATATTGGTCTGGACCATACCGATTGGCTCGGCGATACCATTGAAAAAATTGCCTTTGAAAAAGCCGGTATTATCCGTCCAAATATTCCGGTGGTTTTTGGCGGACAACAGGACATTCCTCAAGCGATTTTAGACAAGGCGGCTGAATGTATAGCGCCGTTATATGCCATCAATCGTGATTATTTTTATGAAGCCTTTGAAGATGGTCAATCTTGGGGCTTTGCATCTTCTGGAACAACCTTGAAACTTCCGACAGGTTCACTGGCACTGGATAATATCTCGACAGCTGTTGCCGCAATTCTGGTGAGTGGTCTGGAAGTCAGTCAGGAAGCCATTGCACAAGGAATCCAAACGGCAAAATTGCCAGGTCGTTTTGAGATTCGTGAAATTGCAAATAAAACGGTGATATTTGATGCCGGGCATAATCCGCATGGGGTCGAATTTCTGTTAAGACAGTTGGGTCACTATTTAAAACATCATTCACAGATTTCTGAAGTGGTCTGTGTCTTTTCGATGTTAGGCGATAAAGATATAAATTCTGTGGTTGGGTTATTGAAAGACAGTATCCGATTATGGAAAATTGCACCGTTAAATGTTCCACGTGCAGCAGAGCTGTCGGTATTGACTGATGCTTTAGCTGGGCAAGCGGTGGAAACCTATAACAATGTTAAATTAGCTTTTCAATCAGCGCTGGATGAAACGAATAATAATCAGCTGATCTTGGTGTGTGGTTCATTTCATACGTTAGAAGCGGTATGGGAGTATTTGGAAGAATGTCAATGA
- the accD gene encoding acetyl-CoA carboxylase, carboxyltransferase subunit beta — MSQPVKSGKILSPSTPWTERTVPGIDVPDEQTALKATFTEPTIECPECHALVTRTAMSFNAYVCPQCDEHLRMKARDRLNWFFDQVQTEMGQEFKAKDPLKFVDSKAYPDRMSEAQKKTGETEALVVMQGQLKGVTMIACAFEFDFMGGSMGTVVGDRFVQAAERAIEQQQPLICFAASGGARMQEGMLSLMQMARTSAAIQRLKEAGLPYVVVLTHPVYGGVTASLAMLGDVHIAEPKAMIGFAGKRVIEQTVREKLEEPFQRAEYLLDHGVIDQIVHRHALRDTVYRIVTKLMNLP; from the coding sequence ATGAGTCAACCAGTCAAATCAGGCAAAATTCTGAGCCCATCGACCCCATGGACGGAGCGTACAGTTCCAGGTATTGATGTTCCTGATGAGCAAACCGCACTCAAGGCGACGTTTACTGAGCCAACGATTGAGTGCCCAGAATGTCATGCTTTGGTGACACGTACCGCGATGTCATTTAATGCCTATGTTTGTCCACAATGTGATGAACATCTGAGAATGAAGGCACGTGATCGTCTGAACTGGTTCTTTGACCAGGTACAGACAGAAATGGGTCAGGAATTTAAGGCGAAAGATCCACTAAAATTTGTCGACAGCAAAGCCTATCCAGACCGTATGTCAGAAGCACAGAAAAAAACTGGCGAAACTGAAGCCTTAGTTGTGATGCAAGGGCAGCTGAAAGGCGTAACAATGATAGCCTGTGCCTTTGAATTCGATTTCATGGGTGGTTCAATGGGTACAGTGGTCGGTGACCGTTTTGTGCAAGCTGCGGAACGTGCAATTGAACAGCAACAGCCATTGATCTGTTTTGCTGCTTCAGGTGGAGCACGTATGCAGGAAGGCATGTTGTCTTTGATGCAGATGGCTCGTACATCAGCTGCAATCCAGCGTCTGAAAGAAGCAGGTCTGCCATACGTAGTTGTGCTTACCCACCCGGTTTATGGTGGTGTAACTGCATCTCTGGCTATGTTAGGTGATGTGCATATTGCTGAACCGAAAGCAATGATCGGTTTTGCGGGTAAACGTGTCATCGAACAAACAGTACGTGAAAAGCTGGAAGAACCGTTCCAACGTGCAGAATATTTGCTTGATCATGGCGTGATCGACCAGATTGTTCACCGTCATGCATTACGTGATACAGTCTATCGTATTGTCACGAAATTGATGAATTTGCCTTGA
- the trpA gene encoding tryptophan synthase subunit alpha, whose amino-acid sequence MSRLATRFGQLKSQQRKALVSYVMAGDPHPEVTVPLLHQMVDAGVDVIELGLPFSDPMADGPVIALAAERALAGGTNTLNALEMVKEFRQKDNETPVVLMGYLNPVEVIGYEKFVAYAHECGVDGVLLVDLPPEEADDLKIVLQKYDMDQIFLLAPTSTDARIQHVVKQASGFIYYVSLKGVTGAATLDVSEAAARIQKIKTETDVPVGVGFGISDAASAKAMGVAADAVIVGSAFVKQFATLAPEQAVVETMNKVKELRAALDELV is encoded by the coding sequence ATGTCACGTTTAGCCACACGATTTGGACAACTTAAATCTCAACAGCGTAAAGCTTTAGTTTCTTATGTTATGGCTGGTGACCCGCATCCTGAGGTGACTGTACCTCTGCTCCATCAAATGGTAGATGCCGGTGTCGATGTGATTGAACTGGGTCTTCCATTTTCGGATCCGATGGCGGATGGTCCCGTGATTGCACTTGCTGCTGAACGCGCACTTGCAGGCGGAACCAATACCCTGAATGCTCTGGAAATGGTGAAAGAGTTTCGTCAGAAAGATAACGAAACTCCAGTGGTTCTGATGGGTTATTTAAACCCTGTTGAAGTGATTGGCTATGAAAAGTTCGTGGCTTATGCTCATGAATGTGGAGTCGATGGTGTACTTCTGGTGGATCTGCCACCTGAAGAAGCAGATGATTTGAAAATCGTATTGCAAAAATATGACATGGATCAAATTTTCCTGCTGGCACCGACTTCAACCGATGCCCGTATTCAGCACGTGGTAAAACAGGCCAGCGGCTTTATTTACTATGTTTCACTGAAAGGGGTGACTGGTGCAGCAACTTTAGACGTGTCTGAAGCTGCAGCCCGCATTCAGAAAATTAAGACCGAGACAGATGTTCCTGTTGGCGTTGGTTTTGGTATCAGTGATGCTGCATCTGCGAAAGCGATGGGTGTTGCTGCCGATGCAGTGATTGTAGGAAGTGCGTTCGTGAAGCAGTTTGCAACGCTCGCGCCAGAACAAGCCGTTGTCGAAACGATGAATAAAGTCAAGGAGCTTCGAGCAGCGCTCGATGAGTTAGTATGA
- a CDS encoding Na+/H+ antiporter NhaC family protein, with translation MQTDSEATVQARAIALLPLIVFLTIFLGSGIYHTMIGTEFAFYQVKAPVAALPAIILAALVYRGKLNQGIEEFLKGASHPNLILMFMVFMLAGAFASVSGAIGSVDATVQMGLSVIPPEFVLPMLFIISAFIATAMGTSMGTIAACAPIAFGFTQATDITVIHAIGAVVGGAMFGDNLSMISDTTIAATSSQKVQLRDKFRVNVWIAVPASIVTIAIYFFHTSTTSGVEYKEFNWLLVLPYIAVFVLAFSRLHVLAVLAIGVLLSGLFGLFATSEFDLLKLNTSIYDGFVGMFEVALLSMFLGGLSAIMQREGGLRWLIERIYALTRLFKVGRQRAGEIGISFLVIFSNLFVANNTVAIILSGDMAREVAKEYGVDPKRSAALMDIFSCVVQGLIPYGAQLLLACSIAKLSPVELIGGVYYCWILAIFAVLAIAFRFPRLKANA, from the coding sequence ATGCAGACTGATTCAGAAGCTACAGTGCAGGCACGGGCCATTGCACTGTTGCCGCTTATTGTATTTTTAACAATCTTTTTAGGCAGCGGGATTTATCACACCATGATCGGAACCGAGTTCGCGTTCTATCAGGTGAAAGCGCCTGTTGCTGCCCTGCCTGCGATTATCTTGGCTGCATTAGTATATCGCGGCAAACTCAACCAGGGCATTGAAGAATTTCTTAAGGGTGCCAGCCATCCTAACCTGATTCTGATGTTCATGGTGTTTATGCTGGCGGGGGCATTTGCCAGTGTCAGCGGTGCTATTGGCAGTGTCGATGCCACCGTGCAAATGGGCCTGTCAGTGATTCCACCAGAATTTGTCTTGCCGATGCTATTTATTATTTCAGCATTCATTGCAACTGCAATGGGTACCTCAATGGGAACAATTGCTGCCTGTGCACCGATTGCCTTTGGCTTTACTCAAGCCACAGATATTACCGTGATTCATGCCATTGGTGCTGTTGTCGGTGGTGCGATGTTTGGTGATAACCTGTCGATGATCTCGGATACTACGATTGCGGCGACCAGCAGCCAGAAAGTCCAGCTACGGGACAAGTTCCGGGTCAATGTCTGGATTGCGGTGCCGGCATCAATTGTCACTATTGCGATTTATTTCTTTCATACCAGCACAACAAGCGGCGTGGAATATAAGGAGTTTAACTGGCTGTTAGTGCTGCCTTATATTGCGGTTTTTGTCTTGGCCTTTAGTCGTCTGCATGTACTTGCGGTCTTGGCAATTGGCGTATTGCTATCGGGCTTATTTGGTCTGTTCGCGACATCAGAGTTTGACCTGCTCAAATTGAATACTTCAATCTATGATGGTTTTGTGGGAATGTTCGAAGTCGCTTTGCTGTCGATGTTCCTCGGTGGTTTGTCCGCCATTATGCAACGTGAAGGTGGCCTGCGCTGGCTGATCGAACGGATCTATGCGCTAACCCGTTTATTTAAAGTTGGCCGTCAACGTGCCGGTGAAATTGGTATCAGTTTTCTTGTAATTTTCTCGAATCTGTTTGTGGCCAATAATACCGTGGCGATCATCTTGTCTGGTGATATGGCACGTGAAGTGGCAAAAGAATATGGCGTTGATCCAAAACGATCTGCTGCCTTGATGGATATTTTCTCTTGTGTAGTTCAAGGCCTGATTCCTTATGGCGCACAGCTATTGCTGGCCTGTTCGATTGCCAAACTGTCTCCGGTAGAATTGATTGGTGGTGTTTATTATTGCTGGATTCTGGCGATCTTTGCAGTACTGGCAATTGCGTTTAGGTTTCCCCGACTCAAAGCAAATGCTTAA
- a CDS encoding AraC family transcriptional regulator, which yields MQDIRISNGYIQLWATHLRSLNIEPLQAGFLEDLNTPLRHLIDQPFDTEVPLELLNTVIERTQTHLHCPQLIFEIVQSIRPEHFGVLGYMASKSSSISEMIGYIMRFQRLVVDGSEFVPLQIKQHEQSIELYWAFLHEKYQLLNELTIAAMVQLGRYILQDHPLVLRCVRFAHAPLMAQRHYQKFFGVDVHFSQAYYGFELDLQDLQFRSEQADPMLLQLLVRQAEEAIATRSSNESILQQARKIIADQLRTEYQAIKIEQLAQQLWMSSRSLQRYLSEQGSSFKKLLEQERMKRCETLLQQGLSLTEIAQQLDYSDQSALARAYKAATGQTLLQARKLFKTKEEK from the coding sequence ATGCAGGACATAAGAATATCAAATGGTTATATTCAGCTGTGGGCTACGCATCTGCGCAGCCTGAATATAGAACCTCTGCAGGCTGGTTTTCTTGAAGATCTAAATACACCACTGCGCCATTTAATTGATCAGCCTTTTGATACTGAAGTTCCTCTTGAGTTATTAAATACGGTGATTGAAAGAACCCAAACGCATTTGCATTGTCCACAATTAATTTTTGAAATTGTGCAATCCATTCGTCCGGAGCATTTTGGGGTATTGGGTTATATGGCCTCGAAAAGCAGCAGTATCTCTGAGATGATCGGTTATATCATGCGTTTTCAGCGCCTAGTGGTGGATGGCAGTGAATTTGTCCCTCTGCAAATAAAACAGCATGAACAAAGTATTGAACTCTACTGGGCTTTTCTGCATGAGAAATACCAGTTACTGAATGAACTCACCATTGCGGCGATGGTACAGCTGGGCCGTTATATTTTGCAGGATCATCCGCTAGTACTGCGTTGTGTTCGATTTGCGCATGCACCCTTGATGGCACAACGGCATTATCAGAAATTCTTTGGCGTGGACGTGCATTTTTCTCAGGCCTATTATGGTTTTGAGCTGGACTTACAAGATTTACAATTCAGGTCAGAACAGGCTGATCCGATGCTGTTACAACTGCTCGTCCGCCAAGCTGAAGAAGCCATTGCTACCAGGTCTTCAAATGAATCAATATTACAGCAGGCACGAAAAATTATTGCTGATCAGCTACGTACTGAATATCAGGCAATCAAAATTGAACAACTGGCACAGCAGCTATGGATGTCATCACGCAGCTTACAGCGTTATTTAAGCGAGCAGGGCAGCTCCTTTAAAAAGTTGCTGGAACAGGAGCGAATGAAACGCTGTGAGACGTTATTACAGCAGGGACTTAGCCTGACTGAAATTGCCCAGCAACTGGATTATTCCGATCAATCCGCATTGGCACGTGCCTATAAAGCAGCAACAGGGCAAACACTTTTACAGGCACGAAAACTCTTCAAAACAAAGGAAGAAAAATAG
- a CDS encoding metal-dependent hydrolase — MNAPLKTTVQPVVRTNLDFKLDEIPRFWFGGDPFLTRMFDALSLTFPDGERYFIQSVRLFRDKITDPELQKRVADFIRQEAQHGIAHDKMNDMMRKQNMPVDQFITRLNKMMGYDLKHRSAQFNIAVTAAAEHLTALMAETFYAYKDTLREAHPYVRALFAWHAIEEMEHRDVAFDVMKGVAKTPEFTRRATLVTTTILMFGFTIYRANVMLKHDGFNPRQRLQMNIRGLPWFFGKKGKLTRMGRQYRDWFKKDFHPSQHPVIAQYDVWLKTLAETGDPIQAGEAFWQAAKD; from the coding sequence ATGAATGCACCATTAAAAACAACTGTACAGCCGGTGGTTCGCACCAATCTTGACTTTAAACTTGATGAAATTCCTCGCTTCTGGTTTGGCGGTGATCCTTTCCTGACTCGTATGTTTGATGCCTTGAGCCTGACTTTCCCGGATGGTGAACGCTACTTCATTCAAAGCGTACGCCTGTTTCGCGATAAAATTACCGATCCAGAGCTGCAAAAACGGGTAGCAGATTTTATTCGTCAGGAAGCACAACACGGCATCGCACACGATAAAATGAATGACATGATGCGCAAGCAAAATATGCCCGTGGATCAGTTCATTACCCGCCTAAATAAAATGATGGGCTATGACCTGAAACACCGTTCAGCTCAGTTCAATATTGCAGTCACTGCCGCCGCCGAGCATCTGACCGCTCTAATGGCCGAAACCTTCTATGCCTATAAAGACACCTTAAGAGAAGCACATCCTTATGTACGTGCCCTGTTTGCCTGGCATGCCATTGAGGAAATGGAACACCGTGATGTGGCTTTTGATGTGATGAAAGGTGTTGCGAAAACGCCAGAATTTACCCGTCGTGCTACCTTGGTTACTACAACCATTCTGATGTTTGGTTTTACCATTTACCGTGCCAATGTCATGCTCAAACATGACGGCTTTAACCCACGCCAACGCCTGCAAATGAATATTCGTGGCCTGCCATGGTTCTTCGGTAAAAAAGGTAAGCTGACCCGTATGGGCAGACAGTATCGAGACTGGTTTAAAAAGGATTTTCACCCCAGTCAGCATCCGGTGATTGCCCAATATGATGTCTGGCTAAAAACTTTGGCTGAAACCGGTGATCCAATTCAGGCGGGAGAAGCGTTTTGGCAGGCAGCGAAAGACTAA
- a CDS encoding DUF2804 domain-containing protein, translating into MDLIQANGQPRYGRFKEIPKSIDYNAYQYKTPYGQVVAGWRKHLKYKKFKFCSIQHEHYSIGVAIADIAWAGHGFFYIYDHQTNEVREWNAINFLSRHTVLDEQPLFNHSYFHKSPYQIEIQHANGVRYITVTKHGDIKLSARIFCAGTDPLSMCSPTGINGWTYTQKLTTLGCEGHFVTRQGQTIQFNERTFASLDDTCGFLRPETAWFWLSCNFWDSKQNRIGINLASGVNESFGNENCLWVNGKIYALTDVLFQQESENQWSIRSLDEKLNLRVTTGWRRYENLNLRLVGSQFSQWQARVSGTIQQDDQEYILLDEYALLEQHYAKW; encoded by the coding sequence ATGGATTTAATTCAGGCAAATGGACAACCCCGTTACGGACGTTTCAAAGAAATTCCCAAAAGTATCGATTACAATGCTTACCAGTACAAAACTCCTTATGGCCAGGTTGTTGCCGGCTGGCGTAAGCATCTCAAATATAAAAAATTCAAATTCTGTAGCATTCAGCATGAACACTACAGCATTGGCGTAGCGATCGCCGATATTGCCTGGGCAGGGCATGGTTTTTTCTATATCTATGATCATCAGACCAATGAAGTGCGCGAATGGAATGCGATCAATTTTCTGTCACGGCATACTGTTTTAGATGAACAGCCACTGTTCAATCATAGCTATTTTCATAAATCTCCGTACCAGATTGAAATTCAGCATGCCAATGGTGTGCGTTATATCACCGTGACCAAACATGGGGATATTAAGCTTAGTGCCCGGATTTTCTGTGCTGGAACAGATCCACTGAGTATGTGTAGTCCAACCGGTATTAATGGCTGGACGTATACCCAAAAGTTGACGACTTTGGGTTGTGAAGGTCATTTTGTCACAAGACAAGGACAGACCATCCAGTTTAATGAACGTACCTTTGCTTCACTGGATGATACCTGTGGTTTTCTGCGTCCTGAAACGGCATGGTTCTGGTTATCCTGTAATTTTTGGGATAGTAAGCAGAACCGGATCGGAATTAATCTTGCATCAGGCGTGAATGAAAGCTTTGGTAATGAAAACTGTCTATGGGTCAACGGTAAGATTTATGCCTTGACCGACGTGCTGTTTCAGCAGGAATCAGAAAACCAGTGGAGTATACGCTCATTGGATGAGAAGCTAAATTTGCGTGTAACTACGGGCTGGCGCCGTTATGAAAACCTGAATTTACGTCTGGTGGGTAGCCAGTTTAGCCAATGGCAGGCAAGAGTATCCGGTACTATTCAGCAGGACGATCAGGAATATATATTGCTAGATGAATATGCCTTGCTTGAGCAGCATTACGCCAAGTGGTAA